Below is a window of Humulus lupulus chromosome 2, drHumLupu1.1, whole genome shotgun sequence DNA.
aatagcACGATGAGCGCTAGTTGTTTTGGTTAGGTTAATCGGGAGCGCATCATATGCTTTTTCGACCCAGTGGTTGTCGAAAAATCAATGCCAGGTATGCTggaccagctccaaggctggttatatagaggataggggaATGAGTCccgagtgacttattagtcccatatcctagggctaggcccaaacattgacttattagtcaaggacgaccttagcacgttgagtgctggttgtAAAGTATTGACTGATTAGGCAAGGATGGCCTTatcacgttgagtgctggtcgtaaagcgtttacttattagtcaaggacggttctatcacgctgagtgctggtcgtaaggcattggcttattagtcagggatggcaatagcgcgctgagcagtggtcgatatggttatgcctaaccaagagcgcatcatacgcttgaccaacctattggtcgTGAGAAAACTTGAGCGACAGGTACATTAGGCCaactccaaggctagttatacagaggacagAGCAAAGGGCCTTGGGGTGACtaatgttgggaattgtgccctgaaagaatatgtagtagacattgttttaagaaataaataaataaaatgaatttgttatgcatatattttatggactatattattctgtgataatattatgtaaatatcataaaaattcctaagttcatatatgtgatctcaaccacgtattggtacgagaggattgtgattgagataaatgaacttgaatagttagcagtaaaataaagttatggaatctttagataatttaattttctgcattaaaATACTGAAAATATTCTATAAGGCCGAGCCCCGGGTTCCGTGGCCAGAAGCCTGAGCCTAAGCCCAGCTGCGAGCCCTTGCGCACCCGTGCCCCTGCGCCTGCCAGCCCCGCGCGGCCATGCCAAGCCACCAGCTGCAGCCGCATCTTCAAGCACTCGCTTGCCTCCTGCCCCATGCCAAGCCTCATGCTGCTCCCCCTAGGGtatctaaaccctagggcttgcatctaagttatccatttaaattatgggcctaattaattttagcccataattaaaaattgttttattttgaattaattgtttgagcccaaattcaaaaccgagcctaataacttattggaaaTTAAAGCctaagttaattattcttaaaatttgtttaagataattaaaagttattttaattcaaaattaaatggataaatgacttaatggatcaagactacttgtgaaggcccaaagttgaagatagagatctctttaggttttatttagtctcttacatttttgtgtatattttgcaagtgttgtaatttttctagaaatacccaagacacccgccCTGCATTTATTTATCTgccccgcatttatttatttaaatgtttgaatgtgattaaattgtttaatactttatcatgcatttttgacatgccatatatATTACCTACACAATATTTAAAgttatgcatgcatctcatatgagtagaaacatgccttaggattgtcctttgtgattatatgctttatgtgatgaaCCATATAacaataaatctagttttaactagttcaagagcggaaatagattttaaaagttgtttaatttctagtatttaataaaattgttttattaaataataaattatattcaTAGTAACTAtaacaaattaaaattgaattaattagggcatagtgctataattttaattttgcttaatttgattagtaattattagaatatcatttggtaaaaataaatcactttatttttacaaaccaattaaaaagcataggatgttttgagaaaacacatatcttaaaaatagtgagtgggagagggagttatgacaataagtctcatggtctccattattagttggcatCGAGatagcatggagagggcctcgcggaaccattgcttgtgtccccctaaggaaggtttcccactgtgttattctcaatgcaaacttctttttcaagaataggatttaatgatgtatttcaagtttgactgaccctaaggcacactcttgagttaagtaattgatttaaaataatgggttacactcacaaggtacattaggctttcgagcggactagtgtattcttgaccaaacaagcggttgtttataagtcaaaagagaaatattgatttgagttttcacttataaatttgagaacttgtctcaaaattaatttggaattagtttgACCTACCCTAATGCTGGTctattaatgttcaaattaattaatcatggaattagtaattattttttatgttttctttaattattgcattcatgcatcacgtttactattccaaaaataactgatatttattatatgcataaattcattttttttttattttcagcaatcatgtctagctcaaatcttgtatgttctttacttgcaaatgaaaatttgactggtgaaaactacacaaaatagaaatcaaacttgaacattgtatttatatgtgagaaccacaaatttgtcttgactgaggaatgtcctgaagtcccGCGCGCTATTGCTGCCAAAATTttaagggaaaagtttgataattggatcttatcaaacaacaaagcaaagtgttatattcttgcgagtatgagcgatgtgctcagaaagaagtttgagaacactgagaATGCTTATGATATCTGGGattcccttcaagatatgtttgggcagcaatcagatcagtgcaggcatgaggccaccagatcctacatgactaagaaaatgaagaaatgagtttctttcagagaacatgtattagacatgatcaatataatgcacgatgtcattatccatggggcaatcattgatgaaatgactcaagtaagcattatacttgaatcactttctcgaacttttaaaggtttcacaaccaactatatcatgaacaaattatcatataacatgacacatctattgaatgagttgcaaacttatgtatctcttaacaaaggttctgagaaagaaggagaagcaaatatggctgattctaacccatcatcttcaaaggctaaaaccaaaaaaaggaaaaatggaaatggaaaggacaaggagaaagaaaaagacaagaattcaaagaagcctaaaaagtcatccaaaggcaaagagaaactggaagagaaactgtccaaagtatctcgctcacctaaaagagaaaaagaaaggtaaatttgatttacttgtgttagaagcttgtttagtggaagacaatttcTCATCTTGGATAATAGATTCAAAAGCCACTAATCgtgtttgtttttctctacagattcttagttcgacgaggaagcttactgatggagaggtgactatgagggtaggaagtggtcagattgtctctgcagcaggaGTTTGAACAGCCCGTTTGGAATTTAAGAagaataaattttttgttttagagaacgtttattatattcctggattttctagaaacttaatttctgtttctatgttgcatgaacaaggttttaaaatttcttttaataataattcaattgttatttcaagatacggttttaagatatgttctgcaaaatctatcgatgggctttataaattgcaagctaaagagaaatcttcttataattctgaattatttgaaacagctaatcctagatctattaaacgacaaaagactgattccaatagtgaaacatatctgtggcacttgaaattgggccatattggtctagacagaattaatagacttgtaaaggatggtcctttaagagaactatctattggatctctccctgtatgtgaatcttgtctagaaggcaagatgaccaagagacctttctctgctaaaggttcaagagatACATAACCACTTCGGCTGGTACATGCGggtgtttgcggtccacttaatgtacaagcaataggaggttatgaatacttcgtcacttttattgacgattattcaagatatagttatctatacttaatgcaaagaaaatctaaaacttttggaaagtCCAAAGAATTTCAAGTAGAGGCTGAAaatcaattaggtaaatcactaaaagttcttcgatcagatcgaggaggagagtacttggattttgaattcgaggaccatctgtgtgagcatggTATTCCAGCGGCCCCTCAATGAGTTTTCCctcattttgatgagttttttttttttttcaattttaatgtaaaaatgatatatatatatatatagatgtttATGAACATTATACAtagttttatttgttaatttttgtatagattttgtatttttgaagattattgtttgaaaaccTATAAACTTTCTTAGATTTTTTgggttttctacttcaagaatccacattgctcaattaccatAAGTAAGTGCagctttattaatttttatgatttgaattcaatttttgtgattttttttataaattgattaTACttcagattttttaatttttggatagtcttatattaatgattatgtaattaTTTTAAGTTTACACTTtgcattttaatttttaattttttttataatttctttatttttcgttaactttttcatttttaaaaaaaattaatttaatttcgaatttacttatataaatgagtatatatattaatgtatatattttgtataatttcCACTTTATTAATGattttgtttgaatattttgagtaaatttttctttatattttgttaactttttaaatttatttttaaattttgggtttaattgttttaatatatatatatatattaaattatttatttactttaagttatattttattattgatttagttaggatatttatagtagatttttctttatgtgatttgttaactttttcaaaaaatatatattttttatttcaggtttaagtatttaaatgagtacatataacaaattatttattttctttaagcactttattgtttatttagttacaatatagctttaatatatttttctttatattttgtcaactttcttattatttttttgtttatttttatattagaatAGGTTTTTTGTTGACAACTATGTTGGttagatcaagctttggaggattttatattagaggtaatactttaaactttaatgtataattaagatattaaGCTTAGTGGAATGtatgaattataaaatagtggagataggttcTGTAACTGTGTGTTGCTGTGATATAAGcatgtaattatgcatgtttgattgattaatttgtttgttgtgtttatgtgatgaatatatgttcatttaaattttgggaaatgtgatagaaatagggaaaattctgcccaattttttttttatatttagtaATAtgggaattatgcatgtttaattgatttGTTGAATACTTTTGTGTATATCATATGTTGTATACATACgcattttaaatttgggaaatgtgatagaaataagggaaatgctgcccaattttttttggacatattctttatttacttgtcaattaggtAATTCATGAACATAATTGCTaatgtttgtttatttgttttttgttttttgcgTGTGAaatttgacaatggatagagattggatgtcagcggataggttatccgtgaaatataggaatgacgttgagtttttcttgcaattttgtgcaagaaatactcaatctcctaatagtattccttgtccttgtcttaagtgtggtaacgttgccaggatgccaatttttaaaataaaagatcacttatttatgaatggaatagacaaaagttataaagtataGTTTTTGCACGAAGAAAAAATGAAAGTCACTGATGAGGGatcatctaagaataataagtattttgatgtggtttatgaagttgatgatattgcataaatgattgatgatgcacaatatgaatcacatgtggatccaattaaatttcagtcaatcatagaagatgctgagaaacctattttccctaattgtacaaggttcactaaattatcaacATTACTTAGGTTGTACAAGGTTCATacattttgtttattgataaatatcttacacaagtttttttattgtagctataattggatgttagtattaattcagccaCACAATCACTCGGTAACTTTTTTGGATCTTGTAAACTCACATTTTCGTTCGGAAATCAATGAGATAATTATAatgtaagttatacatattaattaattaatttatgattttatttcaaactcatatctaggtaaatatcaatattttatgtaagtcattggatcaatatgatacacaccgaagacaaaaagagtcaatcaatctaaaagtttgtgttcctaaggtaagtaaattgtATTATTTATCGTATTAAAGTTTTcgacatattttttattataataatttgctaaatataatactgcatttggataactatgttgtaataatGTTGAAACCAAACTGGGCCAACCGGGTGTGGATTTTACATTATAAAGTTTGCTAGAAatttgatttcacagcctagaccaaagacctacttgaaaatgaggtattgttttaccttttaattttaatttaaactatagttcatgattttatttggatgatttctaacttattactttaaatattttctaattagtttacgaatacgacAGAATATTCGGCTcacgaaatcaacgagatacaGGATAAGTGGACTGAACAATTATGACATATTTGAGTTAGCAAATGAACAAGTTGGTGatgaaattttagtttaagtaggtttaatacttagaaatttagaacacaagagtacctatatacatagattaactttaaaatttgaattatttttgtaaatttgatcacaaatgttaactttagataaatgtttaaaaaatttatatatattttttcctgTTTATActgcttttttttttctgtttctgctgttttttttttatcaaaacaggccagggaaattggcataaacaagTGCAATTTCTCTGGtaaatactttatgtgacagttccCAATTGACGTAAAAAAAGActcgtttttaacatttgtggcagctCCCCACTCACGCAAATGCCAGCTTGGTTTGCGTTATGGGATTCTGCATCACAtataaaactgacgcaaaaactcaattaTGGTAGTTaaaaactgacgcaaatgacattttttgttgtagtgttaatCAAACTCATTTCATCAATTTTATACATTacgattcaaattttaaaaaaaaaaaaaaaaaaaaaaacgagcTTATCGTTGCCGTTGACAGATAAGATGGTGGCGACGACGGTGTGCTGGCTGTGACGAGGAGAGCAAGAGAGAGATGTTTCacctgagagagagagagtgagtgagaATGTGAGGGGTCTGCGAGAGAGAGAGATGTTTCGTCTAAGAGAGAGTTCGGACCAAGAGAGAGGAGGAGTGTTTGAATGCCATGAGTATTTTTATCCAACGAATTAAAAATGTCATATATTTAGAATAGTAACTTATattgacatttaaaaaaaattaactatgTTAAAAGGGCATTTTCCTTTGAATTAGTCTAAATATGTCTTGGGTTTTAAGACAACTTAATAGTATTTATTAATAATAAGGACAACTATGGAGTAGTAGTAGGTGGCAACTAGCAAATAGAATTGGATATTTTTCAAAACTTGAAGAAAGCTGACTCATTACGTGAATTTGAGGCAATAATGTTTGCGTGCCTCAACTGCTAATAAAGATGGCCATATTGATATTTGATAGTGAAATTTTTGAGTTCGTTTCTACTTTCTTTTGATTACTTCTTTCATGTTCAGCTATAATGTTAAGAGCAAACAATATTAGactgaaataataataataattcttgTCATTTCTTTGGATTTGCATCactaaatttatttatattcatTCCTcgacaatatattacaacataattGAATTACATCACCCAAAAAAACCTCAAATTAAACTCAGAAGACAAATGGTGTAGGAGAGAAGGCAGGAATGATCACTGGTACAGAGTTCCTCCTGatttaacaaaagaaaaataaaacaattatcaAACATGAATTGAACCATAAAGTGATCATAATTAAgaccaaaaattaaataatttccCAAAAGAAAATTGCTTCTTTTTGAAGATCATATTGAAGTTGTATGGCTGTCATCATAAggatagaaataaaagaaatcccAGAAAAGAAAGTAGTCTCACCTGGAGTCATTAGGAGAAGTGTCACCCCGACGAACCTTAGGAATGGGCCTCGGCCCAGGCCCAGACCCAGGTCCTGCTTTGCTCGAAGATTTGTTCTGATTCTGAATCTTCTGCTGATTAATAATAGATTGATCTTCTGAAATGGCATGAAGCGCCGGCCGCCAATGCGCCGCCGAATTACACCTTCTGCGCTTGGAAGAAGGCACGTGACGACCGCTGTTGGTGGTCACACGGACGCTAGTAGTCTCCTCCGGCGGTGGCGCCGCCCGGCAGCAAGAACCCAGCTCCGAGAAATTGAAGAACTTCATATTTTGTATGGTACTTGGCTTAGATCGCACGTAAACTAGTAAAGCTAATAAGCTCTTTTTTCTTTTGGGTATCACTAAAGAGTTAAAGGTTGTAAATGaatcattttctttttcattctTTTATTCCTATTTATATAAAAAGTATAGGTCACTCCattttatttatctttttattttttgttgtgaTAAATACAAAACTGACGTGTATCAGTAAAGCCAAAAAAATAGTTCGTCCTTATCTGAACTTTGGAGTACTGTTAACTAATTATCAGTTACATATATTACAGGCAGTTTGTTTTCTTTCTCTGTGggcattattattataatttgttttgactgtatatattaatttattataataataataattatttttgctaAATTGCTTATAATGTGCTAATCTTTCTCAATGGTAACATCTCCATTTAATACCTGAACCCACTACATTAATTAGGGAAAGCACATATAATTTTCAAAGTCACCATCTACTTCaactaatttttttgtttggtcgttttctattaatgaaaataaatagTACACTTTTTATTTTGTGGCAAAAATTAAGGGCGAATGAAAAATCTAGAAAATAGACAAAAAAATTTAGGAAAAGTATTAatacaaattaaagaaaataaaaaataatgagcATCACCCTCGAATGACTGACTCATCAAGGTGGAGGAAAATACCAACAATTCTCTAAATCTAACGAaaatgaacaaaagaaaagaaaaaagaacacATGGTTGAGAATTATATGTATTTCTCTCCACGATGCGTCAGTTTTTGGCTTCAAGATCTGACTCCATAGAATTTTTTTTGCTCAATAAGTCCAGAAAATTACTTTCCAACAATGGAAgccaataaaaaatatatattttttcatgaGGAAGCCAATAAAAAATCTTTAacattaatttatattaattgttTTTAGTTAATATCTTTAATTAATCACTTgatttattctaatttttttattaactttagcAAAAACGGAATAACATTTGTTTATTATGTGCCTAATGAAGTTGTTGATGAAATAACATCTGGTTGACTGATAAAATGAAAatgatattattataacaattaaaaaggaaaagaagaagaagaagaaaaagaatgaaaCCTATAAATCAAATTAATTGTAAAAATTATAGTTGGAGTTGAAGTGGCAAATGACAAATGACTCGATATGGTTTAGTTGCTTTCGATTAAATCAAGCTGTGGTGATCATCAAAACTAGATTTGCTTGATGTTTTTGTAAGGTCGTGGATTTTTTAttagacaaattaattaataataatataattggaGGTGGAGAGATATATACATTtgaattaaaatataaaattgtatattgtatgatatgtaatgtttAGGAGTACAATGTATAGGCTCTCGCACATTTATAGTTGCTTGGATAAGTCATAATGTTCATTTAGGCTAAAATAGACTATTATATTATATGTGGATTAATTGtagaaaatataataatagacaataaaaaaataaaataaagataacaCATATTTATGTGGAACCTCAGTTAGAGGAGACAAATAAACTATGTCAAAAAATACAACTCAGATAATAACACAAAAAGAAAACCTAAAACTACGATATTGGGCCTATTCGCTATCACCACATAGCCTCAATTTTCTTACTATTTTACTTCATCACAAATATCCTGCTGTGAACTTCTTGGGTTGGACATTTAGAATTTGAGTCACACATACAAAATTAATAGTTAAACTTCtattcaattaaataaatattgtAAATAAAAGAGTGGTTAATTAAGTAAATTGGCGTGCAATTTGCTCTCCAGTTCTCTCCATGGCGAGACGCAAGAAAGTGAATCAGAAGCCTGACATTCGTTCTTCTATGACTGAGACCTCTTCGGCCAAACTCTCTAATGAGGAGGGATTGATTGGTGTTGAGGATGAGCCACCGGTTGTTATGGAGGAGATTTTCAAGGATTCAGTGGAAGAATTTCTTGAGGTTGGGGAAAACCTATCTTCGACAGCGTATGAGGTAAACCCTGGTACTAGGGTTTTTGGTTTGAAATGGAGTGAGGAGGATGTTGATGCGAGCGATTTTCAAAACTTGGCCAAGgaaaaattgtaatgccccgtgttatccataaaattcgcattagtgacgtggcaagtgatctcTGGACACGTAGCTGACATCTGGAAATGTtcggctagagtatcgaccagaagatgtGCAGAAGGTAGTAAACGACCCAGTcctacctgcgaccagtctggtcggtggttccgcatacacggcaacattaatgggaagatctttgtaatcccgaagttatctcatacaatcttctgggtatccgattattcaggaaagaatatatgtaacaatcttttgtaatcccctttgagcctataaatagcaagagatagatcaagggaggggacttttggcttttgaatcattgagagactatagtaattctcctagtaaacttgtatcgttcttcagagattagtgaaactcattgaaccccagttctttgatcactcttctgatttctatatcaatatcattctaagtggacgtaggtcattaccaaatcctgggaccgaaccactataaaatactgtgtcttattccCTTTTTTCATTACGTTCTTCTTATActttcattcacatcaagcatattctgactccgtgtcagttggccaaatcttgggtcaacattctagtgctttcattgagagcttgatttatcgttgctgaaaaaactaatggcgaaagcaggaaagaaAACTAGGCAGGCCGCCACcactgcaccgtcgaatccacctcctccccctcctcctgcaagcatggctgaagatgagccgcaactggatttcgaagaggaggaaatggatgatgcaacgttgaagagcaccctgggcacgttgcaggaagagctggctaatctgaaggccagtcaggagactgccgctgaagttatggcacggcagcagcaggatattgaacggcagcgcgcggagttgAGGGAAAGGCAGGCGggggtggatcgccgccagaacgaagccatggcagccctggaggcagccttgctgttggctagaaatcaggccgcacctgcctcgcaacCTGGCCAACCAATGAATGGGCCACCTCAGGAGGGTCCCAATCGTATCCCACCAATCCACCcttcgagtccacaaaggcccgagcagcctcagatgccccatgacgatgtcccgctggaccctgaggcgcagccagcatcccaagctgctcggggtaatcccccgcaaccgaggcagaatagggccgagcatcagcctcgcagccctggACGCCGTAGGGATaatgggccgaacctaccgaacagaggtcactaccctcctggccacaggagggactcagagttaggctctgcggtccggggtcccccacggcacgatgatgcacgaggacgccacgaccagcgcaggccaccctctaacgcttgggatggttcagccaggaacaGACATCGAGGGAACaatcgatctcaccatagccagtcgaggttcagagatggccacggatacaatgaggccgactcaggcaaagggaaTGCCGGTgagaggaatggagaaagaggtaaaggcaagagccaggtacctcaagatgaccaaccaaatagacagaatgctggggggcagcccagacaaaataatgtcttcaaccggctcgggggaagcgagcagcggagaagagaagaagacctgagagatgtactcaatgatcgccgcgagaggcacggcgagaacgtccccccagcaacagaggccaccgcgattcctaccgcagtacaggcccagatagacgcactcaaccaggctgtgcagcagctggtcggaggaaggacttcatacatcgaccacgataggagaaagggaaCTCCTTTCGTGCAAAAGATAGCTAACGCCGAAgctcccagcaaattcaaaatgcctacgctcccaaactttgatggatatggggatccagtctcgcatgtgaataagtttgaaattcagatggacattcagaaagtgtccgaagacgctcgatgcaggatcttccctgcaacactttttgaagccgcgcaggaatggttcttcaagttccctcctgcgagcattgtttcttgggaaatgttcgtacgagagttctacggacaattctatgctggtcgtgtgcacccaaccgaagcaagcTAGCT
It encodes the following:
- the LOC133817631 gene encoding uncharacterized protein LOC133817631, whose amino-acid sequence is MKFFNFSELGSCCRAAPPPEETTSVRVTTNSGRHVPSSKRRRCNSAAHWRPALHAISEDQSIINQQKIQNQNKSSSKAGPGSGPGPRPIPKVRRGDTSPNDSRRNSVPVIIPAFSPTPFVF